In one window of Halalkalicoccus subterraneus DNA:
- the citZ gene encoding citrate synthase, whose protein sequence is MADDLKKGLEGVLVAESSLSYIDGGEGMLVYRGYAIEDLAHEASYEEVLHLLWYGELPTREELDAFNERMVAERAVDDAILDTVEALAAADAEPMAALRTAVSQLSSTDPDGETDPEDREATLDKSRRLTAKIPTIIAAFDRYRDGNDPVEPREDLGHAANFLYMLNDEEPDEIAEETFDAALVLHADHGLNASTFSGMVTASTLSDVYSAATSAVGTLKGALHGGANQNVMKMLKEVDDSDKDPVKWAKDALDSGRRVAGFGHRVYDVKDPRAYILGEFSESLAEEAGEMKWYDYSVAIEEFMQEEKGIAPNVDFYSATTYYQMGIPIDLFTPIFALSRVGGWTAHVAEQYEDNRIMRPRARYVGDEDQEFVPLDER, encoded by the coding sequence ATGGCAGACGATCTGAAAAAGGGACTCGAAGGTGTGCTCGTCGCCGAATCCTCACTGAGCTACATCGATGGGGGGGAGGGAATGCTCGTGTATCGAGGGTACGCTATCGAGGACCTCGCCCACGAGGCGAGCTACGAGGAGGTGCTCCACCTGCTCTGGTACGGCGAACTCCCGACCCGCGAGGAGCTCGACGCGTTCAACGAGCGAATGGTCGCCGAACGCGCCGTCGACGACGCGATCCTCGACACCGTCGAGGCGCTCGCGGCCGCCGACGCCGAACCGATGGCCGCGCTTCGTACGGCGGTCTCCCAGCTCTCGAGTACGGACCCCGACGGTGAGACCGATCCCGAGGACCGCGAGGCCACCCTGGACAAGAGCCGTCGGCTCACGGCGAAGATCCCCACGATCATCGCCGCGTTCGACCGGTATCGCGACGGCAACGATCCCGTCGAGCCCCGCGAGGACTTGGGCCACGCAGCGAACTTCCTCTACATGCTCAACGACGAGGAACCCGACGAGATCGCGGAGGAGACGTTCGACGCGGCGCTCGTCCTTCACGCCGATCACGGCCTGAACGCCTCGACGTTCTCGGGGATGGTCACCGCGAGCACCCTTTCGGACGTCTACAGCGCGGCGACGAGCGCCGTCGGCACGCTCAAGGGCGCCTTGCATGGCGGCGCGAACCAGAACGTGATGAAGATGCTGAAAGAGGTCGACGACAGCGACAAGGACCCCGTTAAATGGGCGAAGGACGCCCTCGATTCGGGCCGCCGGGTCGCCGGGTTCGGCCACCGCGTCTACGACGTCAAGGACCCGCGAGCCTACATCCTCGGGGAGTTCTCCGAGTCGCTGGCCGAGGAGGCCGGCGAGATGAAGTGGTACGACTACAGCGTCGCCATCGAGGAGTTCATGCAAGAGGAGAAGGGAATCGCCCCGAACGTCGACTTCTACTCGGCGACGACCTACTACCAGATGGGGATCCCGATCGACCTCTTCACGCCGATCTTCGCGCTCTCGCGCGTCGGCGGCTGGACCGCCCACGTCGCAGAACAGTACGAGGACAACCGGATCATGCGTCCGCGCGCGCGCTATGTCGGCGACGAGGACCAGGAGTTCGTCCCCCTCGACGAGCGCTGA
- a CDS encoding succinylglutamate desuccinylase/aspartoacylase family protein — protein sequence MRSLGTAAAAPGETDTGRLPVGETRDGGEFGLPVAVINGERDGETLYVQAASDGDELNGIGVIQRVVPRIDPTELAGSVLVVGIVNYHGFQVAQHRNPIDDTKTNRTYPGDSEGTSSERIAHATFQAATEADLILDLHQGSTSRMLNEVRVRCGTRHRLHEECLELAKVFDCGYVLDQKGPSGQLARVGPDEGIPTVDPELGGCVGWDDESIQYGVRGVFNVLRHYGFLDGESDPGDQTRATGFDQYGAPAGGLVRFEKELGERVSRGETVFTVRDVFGTIKTDVSADGNGIFWRSRRLPQVATGEYVCSIATGIDSY from the coding sequence ATGAGGAGCCTCGGAACGGCGGCGGCCGCCCCCGGCGAGACCGACACGGGGCGGCTACCCGTCGGCGAGACGCGCGACGGCGGGGAGTTCGGGCTGCCGGTCGCGGTGATAAACGGTGAACGGGACGGTGAAACGCTCTACGTACAGGCCGCCAGCGACGGCGACGAACTCAACGGGATCGGCGTGATTCAGCGGGTCGTCCCCCGGATCGATCCCACAGAGCTTGCAGGTAGCGTCCTCGTCGTCGGGATCGTCAACTACCACGGGTTTCAGGTCGCACAGCACAGGAACCCGATCGACGACACGAAGACCAACCGCACCTACCCGGGCGACAGCGAGGGGACCTCCTCCGAACGGATCGCCCACGCCACGTTCCAGGCCGCAACGGAGGCGGACCTGATCCTCGACCTCCATCAGGGCTCGACCAGCCGGATGCTCAACGAGGTCCGGGTGCGCTGTGGGACGCGCCACCGCCTCCACGAGGAGTGTCTCGAACTCGCGAAGGTCTTCGACTGCGGCTACGTCCTCGACCAGAAGGGACCGAGCGGCCAGCTCGCACGCGTCGGTCCCGACGAGGGGATTCCCACTGTGGATCCCGAACTGGGTGGCTGTGTCGGCTGGGACGACGAGAGCATCCAGTACGGCGTCCGGGGCGTGTTCAACGTGCTCCGTCACTACGGCTTTCTCGACGGGGAGAGCGATCCAGGGGACCAGACGCGCGCGACCGGGTTCGACCAGTACGGCGCGCCCGCGGGCGGGCTGGTCCGCTTCGAGAAGGAGTTGGGTGAGCGGGTCTCGCGCGGCGAGACGGTCTTCACCGTCAGGGACGTCTTCGGGACGATCAAAACCGACGTGAGCGCCGACGGCAACGGGATCTTCTGGCGCTCGCGGCGGCTCCCCCAAGTCGCAACGGGCGAATACGTCTGTTCGATCGCGACCGGAATCGACTCGTACTGA
- a CDS encoding ABC transporter ATP-binding protein, with translation MSAIELTDVTKRYGEETALSGLDLTVREGEIYGFLGPNGAGKSTTINLLLDFVRPTSGEIRVFGHDAKEEGLAIRERTGILPEGVSLYDRLTGRQHIEFAIESKAVDDDPDALFERVGLGPDAAGKKVGGYSKGMAQRLALAAAIAGEPDLLILDEPSTGLDPAGAREMREIIRTERDRGATIFFSSHILEQVDAVCDRVGILRDGELVAEDTVDGLRESTSEETTLVVELDHLPDGATEQVAALDGVSNVTTQGTTATVTCRDEVKTRVIRGFEEAGATVEDFETEESSLEDLFIDYTTGATA, from the coding sequence GTGTCTGCTATCGAACTGACGGACGTCACCAAACGATACGGCGAGGAAACGGCGCTCTCGGGGCTCGATCTCACGGTACGCGAGGGAGAGATATACGGGTTTCTCGGCCCCAACGGGGCGGGGAAATCGACGACGATCAACCTGCTTCTGGATTTCGTTCGGCCGACCTCCGGCGAGATCCGTGTGTTCGGCCACGATGCCAAAGAGGAGGGTCTCGCGATCCGCGAGCGGACTGGGATCCTGCCCGAAGGTGTCTCGCTGTACGACCGGCTGACCGGCCGTCAACACATCGAGTTCGCCATCGAGTCGAAGGCTGTAGACGACGACCCGGACGCGCTGTTCGAGCGGGTCGGGCTCGGCCCTGACGCCGCAGGTAAGAAAGTCGGTGGTTACTCGAAGGGGATGGCCCAACGCCTCGCGCTCGCGGCCGCGATCGCGGGCGAACCCGATCTCCTCATCCTCGACGAGCCTTCGACGGGGCTCGACCCCGCGGGCGCCCGCGAGATGCGCGAGATCATCCGCACCGAGCGCGATCGCGGCGCGACGATCTTCTTTTCGAGCCACATCCTCGAACAGGTCGATGCGGTCTGTGATCGCGTCGGTATCCTCCGGGACGGCGAACTCGTCGCCGAGGACACCGTCGACGGGCTCCGCGAATCGACGAGCGAGGAGACGACGCTGGTGGTCGAACTCGATCACCTGCCCGACGGTGCGACCGAGCAGGTCGCCGCGCTCGATGGGGTTTCGAACGTGACCACACAGGGGACGACCGCGACCGTCACCTGCCGGGACGAGGTGAAGACACGGGTCATCCGAGGCTTCGAGGAAGCGGGCGCGACCGTCGAGGACTTCGAGACCGAGGAGTCCTCGCTCGAGGACCTCTTCATCGACTACACGACGGGGGCGACCGCATGA
- a CDS encoding glutathione S-transferase N-terminal domain-containing protein — MAPIEFYALDGCPFCAKVESKLDELGVEYTTHSVPSSHAERTEVEEISGQTEVPMIVDPDHDVEGMHESDDIVEYLEETYGSAS; from the coding sequence ATGGCACCGATAGAGTTCTACGCGCTCGATGGCTGTCCGTTCTGTGCGAAAGTCGAAAGCAAACTCGACGAACTCGGCGTCGAGTACACCACCCATTCGGTTCCGAGCAGCCACGCCGAGCGAACCGAGGTTGAGGAGATCAGCGGCCAGACCGAGGTTCCGATGATCGTCGACCCCGACCACGACGTCGAGGGGATGCACGAGAGCGACGACATCGTCGAGTACCTCGAAGAGACCTACGGCTCGGCGTCGTAA
- a CDS encoding tRNA(Ile)(2)-agmatinylcytidine synthase, with protein sequence MTVVGLDDTDSRTRGMCTTYVAREIADALAEAGATVGGLLLVRLNPAIEHKTRGNAALAIHTDYDPGEAFELAGRQVEALSETDDPNTQPGLVVAPGDPSSVPDSVAEFARRALRDRLSPDEALELADTWGYFHRGWSGGRGRIGALAAVGADRAFSEWTSELIAYRERGRWGSSRDVDPDSVFEAAESEYPVVWDTVDRETGDTVCVPHTPGPVLYGIRGDDPRAVRRATERIESEPVADSALFTTNQGTDAHLQDGAVGSVGDGRAYRVEGAVSTPPQTRRGGHVFFEIRDGDDRLRCAAFEPTKRFRDRVRALREGDRITSCGEVSDETLKLEKFAVRELNRIERRNPRCPDCGRSMESAGHEQGYRCRDCSTSAERKDEIEVERDLDLGWYEVPPTARRHVAKPLVRGGFDGPVHPER encoded by the coding sequence ATGACCGTCGTCGGACTCGACGATACTGATTCGCGGACACGCGGGATGTGTACGACGTACGTCGCTCGCGAGATCGCCGACGCGCTTGCGGAGGCGGGCGCAACCGTCGGGGGGCTCCTGTTGGTTCGGCTCAACCCCGCGATCGAGCACAAGACCCGCGGCAACGCCGCCCTCGCGATCCACACTGACTACGATCCCGGGGAGGCGTTCGAGCTCGCCGGCCGGCAGGTCGAGGCCCTCAGCGAAACCGACGACCCGAACACCCAGCCCGGACTCGTCGTCGCGCCCGGTGATCCCAGTTCAGTTCCGGATTCGGTCGCCGAGTTCGCCCGTCGCGCTCTCAGGGACCGTCTCTCGCCCGACGAGGCGCTCGAACTCGCCGACACGTGGGGCTACTTCCATCGAGGCTGGTCGGGCGGGCGCGGGCGGATCGGCGCGCTCGCAGCGGTCGGTGCGGATCGGGCGTTCTCCGAGTGGACTTCGGAACTGATTGCCTATCGCGAGCGCGGGCGGTGGGGTTCCTCACGGGATGTCGACCCCGACTCCGTTTTCGAGGCTGCCGAGTCCGAGTACCCCGTCGTGTGGGACACGGTCGACCGCGAAACCGGGGATACGGTCTGTGTTCCCCATACGCCCGGCCCGGTTCTCTACGGCATTCGGGGTGACGATCCCCGTGCTGTTCGACGGGCCACAGAGCGCATCGAGAGCGAACCGGTCGCGGACAGCGCGCTCTTTACGACGAACCAAGGTACCGACGCCCACCTGCAGGACGGGGCGGTCGGCTCGGTCGGGGACGGCCGGGCCTACCGGGTAGAGGGAGCGGTTTCTACCCCGCCCCAGACCCGCCGGGGCGGCCACGTCTTCTTCGAGATCCGCGACGGGGACGATCGGTTGCGGTGTGCGGCGTTCGAACCCACGAAACGCTTTCGCGACCGGGTGCGCGCGCTTCGTGAGGGCGACCGGATCACCTCCTGTGGGGAGGTCTCGGATGAAACGCTGAAACTCGAGAAGTTCGCGGTGCGCGAACTGAATCGAATCGAACGTCGGAACCCGCGGTGTCCCGACTGCGGGCGCTCGATGGAGAGTGCCGGCCACGAACAGGGCTATCGCTGTCGGGACTGTTCGACGAGTGCGGAGCGGAAAGACGAGATCGAGGTTGAGCGCGACCTCGACCTGGGGTGGTACGAGGTGCCGCCGACGGCGCGACGCCACGTCGCGAAACCACTCGTCAGAGGTGGCTTCGACGGGCCGGTCCACCCCGAACGGTAG
- a CDS encoding ABC transporter permease, translating into MSAIAIAKKDFQDAVRSRGLIALTVIFVLFTVAGAYIGTQISGLLGEEAGDTLDLIIALQTPASFLVPIIALLIGYGAIAGERESGSLKFLLGLPHTREDVVLGKVLGRTGVVAVSILIGFIAGMIAIFAFTGSFSVVEYAVFTLLTIALGFVYVCIGVGLSSMTKSTTRAAIGAFGLLALFWILWGVIAQLLLYLMSGSVLPQPPIPGWYVAFLSLPPGPAYGSALGAVFDEGGLAVASTYEGQGLVEGGIPIVAEPWFGFVLLAAWAFVPLALGLLRFDRVDL; encoded by the coding sequence ATGAGCGCGATCGCCATCGCCAAGAAGGACTTTCAGGACGCCGTGCGCTCGCGCGGGCTGATCGCGCTGACGGTGATCTTCGTTCTCTTTACCGTCGCCGGCGCCTACATCGGGACACAGATCTCCGGCTTGCTCGGCGAGGAAGCCGGCGACACGCTCGATCTGATCATCGCCCTCCAGACGCCCGCGAGCTTTCTGGTCCCGATCATCGCCCTGCTGATCGGCTACGGCGCCATCGCCGGCGAGCGAGAGAGCGGCAGCCTGAAGTTCTTGCTCGGGCTGCCTCACACCCGTGAGGACGTCGTCCTCGGGAAGGTACTCGGTCGAACGGGGGTCGTCGCGGTCTCGATCTTGATCGGCTTCATCGCCGGGATGATCGCCATCTTCGCGTTCACCGGTTCGTTCTCGGTCGTCGAGTACGCCGTCTTCACCCTGTTGACGATCGCGCTGGGCTTCGTCTACGTCTGTATCGGTGTCGGCCTCTCTTCGATGACCAAATCGACCACACGCGCCGCGATCGGTGCGTTCGGTCTACTCGCACTGTTCTGGATCCTCTGGGGCGTTATCGCCCAGTTGCTGCTGTATCTCATGTCGGGATCGGTCCTTCCCCAACCGCCGATTCCCGGCTGGTACGTCGCGTTCCTCTCGCTGCCCCCGGGACCAGCCTACGGTTCCGCGCTCGGAGCGGTCTTTGACGAGGGCGGTCTCGCCGTCGCGAGCACCTACGAGGGTCAGGGCCTCGTCGAGGGTGGAATCCCCATCGTCGCCGAACCGTGGTTCGGCTTCGTATTGCTCGCGGCGTGGGCGTTCGTTCCGCTGGCGCTCGGCCTGCTTCGGTTCGATCGCGTCGATCTGTAG
- a CDS encoding DUF7536 family protein — translation MNEDQHEPSLAGLLLALGVRRNAVIGFAVGVALAVGAYVYRIVLVDAAPGVESSPVLFGALAVTLAMSVGAFVAISLTVAAAVQRARRID, via the coding sequence GTGAACGAGGACCAACACGAGCCGTCGCTCGCGGGGCTGTTGCTCGCCCTCGGCGTCCGGCGAAACGCCGTCATCGGGTTCGCCGTCGGGGTCGCGCTCGCCGTCGGCGCGTACGTCTACCGGATCGTCCTCGTCGATGCGGCCCCAGGTGTCGAGAGTTCCCCCGTCTTGTTCGGCGCGCTCGCGGTGACGCTCGCGATGTCGGTCGGAGCGTTCGTCGCGATCTCGCTGACGGTCGCCGCGGCGGTTCAGCGTGCCCGTCGGATCGATTGA
- a CDS encoding transcriptional regulator — MSRSALVGNVTAMLTDAGFAVSDRCAIRPKSFDIAARRGEDLILVKILGNVDGFDGVTGAEMRRLGSYLNATPFVIGLRTRDEELEPGVVYFRHGVPVFSPDTAMDLFVENVPPLIYAAPGGLYVSIDSDILADEREKLGWSLGQLATELGVSRRTVSKYEDGMNASIEVAMALEDLFNAPLTSPVDVLDGAEEVRDAEPTPEDPDVEPEDEGITAVLTRAGFDVHPTTRAPFKAVGEDTGEEESLLTGNSAFTKTAEKRARIMGSLGKVTLTRSVYFVDKAPREEIEGTAILEREEAESARDGEELRELIRERTTPPEEHA, encoded by the coding sequence ATGTCTCGGTCTGCACTGGTCGGAAACGTAACAGCGATGCTCACCGACGCGGGATTTGCGGTGAGCGACCGGTGTGCCATCCGCCCGAAGAGTTTCGATATCGCGGCACGGCGCGGCGAGGACCTGATTCTCGTGAAGATCCTGGGCAACGTCGACGGGTTCGACGGGGTGACCGGCGCGGAGATGCGCCGGCTCGGGAGCTACCTGAACGCCACGCCGTTCGTCATCGGGCTACGAACCCGCGACGAGGAGCTCGAACCCGGCGTGGTCTACTTCCGCCATGGGGTGCCCGTCTTCAGCCCCGACACCGCGATGGACCTGTTCGTCGAGAACGTTCCACCCCTCATTTACGCCGCACCGGGCGGGCTGTACGTCAGCATCGACAGCGACATCCTCGCCGACGAGCGCGAGAAGCTCGGCTGGAGTCTCGGTCAGCTCGCCACCGAGCTCGGCGTCTCCCGGCGAACGGTCTCGAAGTACGAGGACGGGATGAACGCCTCGATCGAGGTAGCGATGGCGCTGGAGGACCTGTTCAACGCGCCCCTGACCAGCCCGGTCGATGTACTGGACGGTGCGGAGGAAGTTCGCGACGCCGAACCCACCCCCGAGGACCCCGACGTCGAACCGGAAGACGAGGGCATCACCGCGGTGCTCACGCGGGCCGGCTTCGACGTCCACCCGACGACGCGCGCGCCGTTCAAGGCCGTCGGCGAGGACACAGGCGAGGAGGAGAGCCTTCTCACCGGCAACTCGGCGTTCACGAAAACCGCCGAGAAGCGCGCCCGAATCATGGGCTCGCTCGGGAAGGTCACACTGACGCGATCGGTCTACTTCGTCGATAAGGCTCCCCGCGAGGAGATCGAGGGAACCGCGATCCTCGAACGCGAGGAGGCCGAATCGGCCCGCGACGGCGAGGAGCTCAGGGAGCTGATCCGCGAGCGTACCACGCCGCCCGAAGAGCACGCCTGA
- the ilvA gene encoding threonine ammonia-lyase: MLGIQDIYAARERVDRTARHTPLEYSHTFSEMTGADVRLKLETFQRTGSFKIRGATNRIATLSEAEREAGVVTASAGNHAQGVALAATREGVDAIVVMPEHAPISKLKATRSYGAEVLLYGEDYDAAAERAHEIEREEGRTYVHAFDDEAVMAGQGTIGLEIAEDCPEVDTVVVPIGGGGLISGIATALKAQERDVRVIGVQAEGAASTADSLAKGSIREWDSVDTIADGIAVGQPGNHTFEVIRERVDEVVTVSDSEIAVALAALLERSKTLVEGAGAVPLAALLSNAFDYEEGETIVPALCGGNIDLNTLTTVIMRGLVETGRYLKIRTVLKDRPGALRQLIDVISENRANIYAIQHDRTSRDIAMNAAEVVIDLETRGHDHVEELLAGMREEGYEVEVLV; this comes from the coding sequence ATGCTCGGTATTCAGGACATCTATGCGGCCCGCGAGCGCGTCGACCGGACGGCGCGTCACACTCCTCTGGAGTACTCACATACCTTTTCGGAGATGACCGGTGCGGACGTCCGCCTCAAACTCGAGACCTTCCAGCGGACGGGGTCGTTCAAGATCCGCGGGGCGACCAACCGCATCGCGACGCTCTCCGAAGCGGAGCGGGAGGCGGGCGTCGTCACCGCGAGCGCGGGCAATCACGCCCAGGGGGTCGCCCTTGCGGCCACCCGCGAGGGCGTCGACGCGATCGTCGTCATGCCCGAACACGCGCCGATCTCGAAGCTCAAAGCCACCCGGAGCTACGGCGCTGAGGTTCTCCTGTACGGCGAGGACTACGACGCCGCCGCCGAGCGCGCCCACGAGATCGAACGCGAGGAGGGACGAACCTACGTCCACGCCTTCGACGACGAGGCGGTGATGGCCGGCCAGGGGACCATCGGTCTCGAGATCGCGGAGGACTGCCCCGAGGTCGATACCGTGGTCGTGCCCATCGGCGGGGGCGGACTGATCTCGGGTATCGCGACCGCGCTCAAAGCACAGGAGCGCGATGTCCGGGTGATCGGCGTACAAGCGGAGGGCGCGGCGAGTACCGCCGACTCGCTCGCGAAGGGGTCGATTCGGGAGTGGGACAGCGTCGATACGATCGCCGACGGGATCGCGGTCGGCCAGCCCGGCAATCACACCTTCGAGGTGATCCGCGAACGCGTCGACGAGGTGGTGACGGTCTCGGATTCGGAGATCGCCGTCGCACTCGCGGCGCTGCTCGAACGCTCGAAGACGCTGGTCGAGGGGGCGGGAGCGGTGCCACTCGCGGCGCTCCTTTCGAACGCCTTCGACTACGAGGAAGGCGAGACGATCGTCCCGGCGCTGTGTGGCGGCAACATCGACCTGAACACGCTGACGACGGTGATCATGCGCGGGCTGGTCGAGACGGGGCGGTATCTGAAGATCCGAACGGTCTTGAAGGACCGACCAGGTGCGCTTCGCCAGCTGATCGATGTGATCTCCGAGAACCGCGCGAACATCTACGCGATCCAGCACGACCGGACGTCCCGTGACATCGCGATGAACGCCGCCGAGGTGGTGATCGACCTCGAAACCCGGGGCCACGACCACGTCGAGGAGTTACTGGCAGGGATGCGCGAGGAGGGCTACGAGGTTGAGGTTCTGGTGTAG
- a CDS encoding Rid family detoxifying hydrolase: MKRIITTSDAPEAIGAYSQATTAGDLLFSAGQIALTPDGEMLANESVAVQTRQCLDNVTGILESEGLSTEHVVKTTIYLDDIADFDEMNEAYGEYFADDPPARSAFEVGALPKGAAVEIEAIATTE, from the coding sequence ATGAAGCGGATCATCACCACGTCGGATGCACCCGAGGCGATCGGTGCGTACAGTCAGGCGACGACCGCGGGCGACCTGCTTTTCAGTGCCGGACAGATCGCGCTGACCCCCGACGGTGAGATGCTCGCCAACGAGTCCGTCGCGGTTCAGACCCGCCAGTGTCTCGACAACGTCACGGGCATCCTCGAAAGCGAGGGACTCTCGACCGAGCACGTCGTCAAGACGACGATCTACCTCGACGACATCGCCGATTTCGATGAGATGAACGAGGCGTACGGCGAGTATTTCGCGGACGATCCGCCGGCCCGAAGCGCCTTCGAGGTCGGGGCGCTCCCGAAGGGGGCGGCCGTCGAGATCGAGGCCATCGCGACGACCGAGTGA
- a CDS encoding gamma-glutamylcyclotransferase family protein, protein MPRFFVYGTLTDPERLAELLDRYDLGSEATLYGLHRVDGRYPTLAPGGEVEGRLLETPETDRLDAYEGVGPGLYVRVSVSVSDGTSADCYVGDPDRLDADAEWPGAGPFAERVRSYLDERVVEIGHKG, encoded by the coding sequence ATGCCCCGATTCTTCGTCTACGGAACCCTCACCGACCCCGAGCGCCTCGCCGAGTTGCTCGACCGCTACGACCTCGGATCCGAAGCCACGCTGTACGGCCTTCACCGGGTCGACGGACGGTACCCGACGCTCGCGCCCGGCGGCGAAGTGGAGGGTAGATTGCTCGAAACGCCCGAAACCGATCGTCTCGACGCCTACGAGGGGGTCGGGCCGGGGCTCTACGTTCGGGTATCGGTTTCCGTCTCGGACGGCACGAGCGCCGACTGCTACGTCGGTGATCCCGACCGCCTCGACGCGGACGCCGAGTGGCCCGGGGCAGGTCCCTTCGCGGAACGCGTCCGATCGTATCTCGACGAACGTGTCGTCGAAATCGGCCACAAAGGATGA
- a CDS encoding threonine synthase: MAVDLRCPACDRHYPASADEPWRCSCGSPLELAVRPLPDGPPPSFSALDTRHGLWAFSEFVPIERRVTLGEGFTPLVAAPDWDAAFKLEYVFPTGSFKDRGATTLLSRAAELGVERVIEDSSGNAGAAVATYAARAGIDAEIYVPAGVKASKVAAIERAGGEVRTVEGSREAVTEACIEAVEGGDGWYASHAWNPAFFAGTQTVAFEIAAQRGWRVPDAVVLPLGHGTLFLGAYRGFRALSEAGWIDSVPRLLGAQAAGYAPIADGRHGGRGDTNDVADGIQIREPVRSEEIHEAIAESEGDAIAIEEAATERELDRLHRAGFYVEPTCAVAPAALREYRERGVLDDGNDVVVPLTGSGLKAEWT, translated from the coding sequence ATGGCCGTCGATCTTCGGTGTCCGGCCTGTGACCGGCACTACCCCGCGAGCGCGGACGAACCGTGGCGCTGTTCGTGCGGGAGTCCACTCGAACTCGCCGTCCGACCGCTTCCCGATGGCCCGCCCCCGTCGTTTTCGGCCCTCGACACTCGTCACGGGCTGTGGGCGTTCTCGGAGTTCGTCCCGATCGAGCGTCGGGTCACGCTGGGCGAGGGCTTTACGCCGCTCGTCGCCGCCCCCGACTGGGACGCCGCGTTCAAACTGGAGTACGTCTTCCCGACGGGGAGTTTCAAGGACCGGGGTGCGACGACGCTCCTCTCGCGGGCCGCAGAGCTAGGTGTCGAACGAGTGATAGAGGACTCCTCGGGGAACGCGGGCGCGGCGGTCGCGACCTACGCGGCGCGTGCCGGGATCGACGCGGAGATCTACGTACCGGCAGGGGTCAAAGCCTCGAAGGTCGCCGCTATCGAGCGCGCGGGCGGCGAGGTACGGACGGTCGAAGGGAGTCGAGAAGCGGTCACTGAGGCGTGTATCGAGGCGGTGGAAGGAGGAGACGGCTGGTACGCCAGCCACGCGTGGAACCCCGCGTTCTTCGCCGGCACGCAGACGGTCGCGTTCGAGATCGCCGCCCAGCGCGGCTGGCGGGTCCCCGACGCGGTCGTTCTCCCGCTGGGTCACGGCACCCTCTTTCTGGGAGCCTATCGGGGCTTTCGAGCGCTTTCGGAGGCCGGCTGGATCGATTCCGTGCCCAGATTGCTCGGCGCGCAGGCCGCCGGCTACGCGCCGATCGCCGACGGGCGTCACGGCGGGCGGGGGGACACGAACGACGTGGCCGACGGGATTCAGATTCGCGAACCCGTACGCAGCGAGGAGATCCACGAGGCGATCGCCGAGAGCGAGGGGGACGCGATCGCGATCGAGGAGGCGGCGACCGAACGCGAACTCGACCGGCTCCACCGGGCAGGCTTCTACGTGGAGCCGACGTGTGCGGTCGCGCCGGCCGCCCTGCGGGAGTACCGCGAGCGGGGCGTTCTCGACGACGGCAACGACGTGGTCGTCCCGTTGACGGGCAGCGGGCTGAAGGCGGAGTGGACCTAA